CATCGTCGACGAGGCGGCGCTGGCCGAGGCGATCGACGCCGGTCACGTGGGCGGCGCCGCCCTGGACGTCTTCGCGGCGGAGCCGACCACCGAGTCGCCCCTGTTCGGTCGGCCGGAGGTCGTGGTCACCCCGCACCTGGGCGCGTCCACCCGGGAGGCGCAGGACAAGGCCGGCGACACCATCGCCGAGCAGGTCGGCCTGGCCCTGGCGGGCGACTTCGTGCCATTCGCCGTGAACGTGTCGGCGGCCGAGGCGTCGGAGACGGTGCGGCCGTTCCTGCCGCTGGCCGAGCGCCTGGGCGAGCTGTACTCGGGACTCGCCGGGTCGGCGCCCAAGGTGCTGGAGATCGAGTACGCCGGCCAGATCGCCGACTACGACACCCGCATCCTCACGCTGTCGGTGCTCAAGGGCATGTTCGGGCCCATCTCGGACGAGCCGGTGTCGTACGTGAACGCTCCCCGGATCGCGTCGGAGAAGGGCGTCGAGGTGCGTGACACGTCGACCACGACGGCGCAGGACTACGTCAACCTGGTCACCATCCGGGGCGGCGACCACTCGATCGCCGGCACGCTGGTGGGCCTGCGGTCGGAGCCCCGGGTCGTCGTGCTCGACGGGCACACCATCGACCTGCCGCCCGCCAAGCACCTGCTGGTGGTCCGCAACGACGACCGCCCCGGAATGATCGCCTTCGTCACCGGCGTGGTGGCGGCCGCGGGGGTCAACGTCGACGACATGCACCTCGGCCGTTCGTCCGGTGGCCAGGCCGCCCTCCAGGTGCTCGCCACCGACGTCGCGGTCCCCTCGGAGGTCCAGGAGAAGCTCCGCGCCGGCGACGGCATCGTCACCGTCCACGCCTTGTAACCCGCCGGCGCCGCCGGCCCGTCAGGGCAGCAGCTCGAAGGCGTGGCCGCGGGCCGGCCGCAGCACCGTGAAGTGCCGGTGGTCCAGGGTGAGGATCCTCCGGGTGCGGTAGCGGGCGGCGAGGACGACGAGCGAGGCGTCGGTGACGCCGATGTCTTGGTCGCGATGACGCTCGACGACGCGGACGACCTTCGAGAGGTCGTCTTCGGTGATCTCGGGCAGCTCGAAGGCGCCGCCCGCGAGCTGGCGGAGCACCGCCAGCTCGGCGTCGACGCCGTGCCGGGTGGCGACCAGGTGGTCGACCTCGGCCACGACGTAGGGGGAGACGACGAGGGCCTCGTCGGCCGCGTCGACCACGTCGCGGGCGGCTTCGTGCGCCGGTTCCCGGTCGTTGAAGAAGGCGAGCAGGCCGCTCGTGTCGAGGATCACCTCTCGCCGAAGCCGCGCAGCAGGTCGTCGGCGCGGTCGGCGATCGGCTCGGCGGAGTAGAGGCCACCCGTCGGGCGGGGCCGGGTGGGGCGGACCGCCGCGGCGATCGCGGCGCGGATCACGTCGGCCTCCGACGTCCCTTCGCGGCGCGCCCGGTCCGCGACCGCGGACTTCAGCTCGTCAGGGAGGTAGATCGTCGTCTTCACCATGCCACGTATGGTACACGTATGGTACGCAGCGCCGACGGCCGTCAGAGCTGCTCGAACAGGACGTCGCCGACCTCGGCGTAGGAGCCGGAGTGGGCGTGGCCGACGACGATCCCGTGCAGCCCTGGGCCTCCGGTCGGGAAGGCGCTCATCGAGCCCTGGGTGACGGTGACGGTGGTCGAGCGCGGGTCGCCGGAGTCGGCGCGAGGGGAGCCGTAGGCCCACTGGGTGACCCGGATCGACGCGTGGCCGACGCGTTCCGCGGCGACGACGTAGGGGCAGACGTTGTGGGGGACGGCGGGAGCGACGAGCCCGCCGGCGATGCGGTCGACCGGGTTGTCGGGCGCGGCCGGGAGCGCCGTCATGATGTTGACGTCGCCTGGCGACGCCGCCACCACGGTGCTCACGACGTCGTAGTCCGGGTCGGCCATGTCGGAGACGGTGATGGGGGTGCCGTCGGCGATGATCGACGCCCACGGCGGTGCGACCCGCATGACCGACAGCTCGGCCCCCAGGAACCTGAGGCGCTCGGCGCGGAGCACGACCCCCTGGCGGTTCACGTTTCCGAGGCCACCGGCGCCGCCACCGTTGCCGAGGGTGACGTCGGTGCCGTCGATCTCCCACCCGTTGACCAGCAGCCCGGACGGGTCGGCGGAGGCGAAGATGTTGTACCAGACCACGAGCGCCACCCAGTGGTCCCGGCGGATCCGCTGGGCGCCGAAGACGAACCCGATCTGCGGGCGGTTGGGTGTCTCCGTCCAGGTGGACGGCCCCCACCACACGCCGGTGATCCGGCCCCGCGCCCACAACGTGTCCGGGTGCAGATACCACACCCGATGGTTCGGGGCGGGCGAACCCACGGCGGAGGTGACGCGGCCGCGGCCGTCGACCACCGACGTCCTGAACTCCTGCCCCGCCTCGGTGGTCG
The genomic region above belongs to Acidimicrobiales bacterium and contains:
- the serA gene encoding phosphoglycerate dehydrogenase, with protein sequence MSRILVTEKIADGGLQQLRDAGHHVDVKLGLSPDELLEAVSGASALIIRSATQVTGEVLEAGSDLVVVGRAGIGLDNVDVDTATERGVMVVNAPQSNTLSAAEHTMALLLAQARNIPQAHAALVDGRWERSRWEGVELANKTLGIVGLGRIGKLVAQRALSFGMNLVAYDPFVSVDRARQLSVDLLPLERLIEVADFVTLHVAKTPETVGLIDKDLLTRAKPGIRIINVSRGGIVDEAALAEAIDAGHVGGAALDVFAAEPTTESPLFGRPEVVVTPHLGASTREAQDKAGDTIAEQVGLALAGDFVPFAVNVSAAEASETVRPFLPLAERLGELYSGLAGSAPKVLEIEYAGQIADYDTRILTLSVLKGMFGPISDEPVSYVNAPRIASEKGVEVRDTSTTTAQDYVNLVTIRGGDHSIAGTLVGLRSEPRVVVLDGHTIDLPPAKHLLVVRNDDRPGMIAFVTGVVAAAGVNVDDMHLGRSSGGQAALQVLATDVAVPSEVQEKLRAGDGIVTVHAL
- a CDS encoding PIN domain-containing protein; translation: MILDTSGLLAFFNDREPAHEAARDVVDAADEALVVSPYVVAEVDHLVATRHGVDAELAVLRQLAGGAFELPEITEDDLSKVVRVVERHRDQDIGVTDASLVVLAARYRTRRILTLDHRHFTVLRPARGHAFELLP
- a CDS encoding ribbon-helix-helix protein, CopG family — encoded protein: MVKTTIYLPDELKSAVADRARREGTSEADVIRAAIAAAVRPTRPRPTGGLYSAEPIADRADDLLRGFGER